From a single Nostoc edaphicum CCNP1411 genomic region:
- a CDS encoding PEP-CTERM sorting domain-containing protein has protein sequence MPTTAKASNIGNTETLIDWDQLATGWTAPKSGEVRSFQAGTGTVDLKFDLGSQTTFASFGGSGLTPAIGSTLNGSQGVNDKSLHLQINPSAVGLTKGANSMTMTTSFKDFSSPLTDVTFKLFDVDISNSKTWQDRVILKGFLGDQVVNAIFNPVLSQKNTIQQVDAYTLDGIGFDSDATNGDFGTVLVKFASAIDRFELVFTDGDDIGTRNPDSHGIGIGDIKYTASSQSVPEPASILGLLAFGTFGVSSVLKRKR, from the coding sequence ATGCCAACAACAGCGAAGGCATCTAATATAGGAAACACTGAAACCTTGATAGACTGGGATCAACTCGCCACTGGATGGACAGCACCAAAATCAGGTGAAGTTCGCAGCTTTCAAGCTGGTACAGGAACAGTTGACCTGAAATTTGACCTTGGTTCACAAACTACGTTCGCTAGTTTTGGTGGTAGTGGGTTGACTCCCGCTATTGGCAGCACTCTCAATGGTAGTCAGGGTGTAAATGACAAAAGTCTGCATCTACAAATTAACCCTTCAGCAGTTGGTCTGACAAAGGGGGCTAACTCGATGACTATGACGACTAGCTTCAAAGATTTTAGTAGTCCCCTCACAGATGTCACCTTTAAGCTGTTTGATGTTGATATCAGCAATAGCAAAACTTGGCAAGATAGGGTAATTTTGAAGGGATTTTTGGGAGATCAGGTTGTTAACGCCATTTTTAATCCAGTTTTAAGTCAAAAAAATACTATCCAGCAAGTCGATGCTTACACTCTTGATGGTATAGGATTCGATTCAGATGCTACTAACGGAGATTTCGGTACTGTGTTAGTGAAGTTTGCTAGCGCCATTGATCGTTTTGAGTTGGTCTTTACAGATGGCGATGATATCGGTACTAGAAATCCAGATAGCCACGGTATCGGTATTGGCGATATCAAATACACCGCTTCTAGCCAAAGTGTTCCAGAACCCGCTTCTATATTAGGTTTATTGGCATTTGGTACTTTTGGGGTTAGTTCAGTCCTGAAGCGCAAACGATAA